A window of Haloarcula sp. H-GB4 contains these coding sequences:
- a CDS encoding PQQ-dependent sugar dehydrogenase: MRNPCRDARSRRQYLAALGGIGATVLAGCRGESGTQTEPPDPTTTTAAGPTRALERYDVSLSHERTQSPDTDWTAPTTSPADTPLATEPLIEDLEIPWDLSFAADGTLFLTERVGRVLSFVDGSVRTVTEPAEVIDAESSDDSWWVTGGEGGTLGVAAHPTYPDPPVVYVYYTTMTADDVRVNRVVAMDVSAEDPAATESVLIGDIPGSKIHNGGRLTFGPENYLWITTGDAGDGELSADTDSLGGKVLRVTPAGNPAPGNPNLGGDPRVFTYGHRNPQGLAWLPDGTLVASEHGPTGRDELNRLEAGGYYGWPDTRKHAEYLDADPEVRRPLANTGNTGGWAPAGSLFYTGDAVPLLRNRLLTGGLKGQKLLMTTLTPAGADLPPGADAEVYDADWTDDAYTATTHSLLADELGRIRHVEQGPDGGLYLVTSNRDGRAGDGFPRERDDVLVRVTPAE; encoded by the coding sequence ATGCGAAACCCCTGCCGTGACGCCCGCTCCCGCCGCCAGTATCTCGCCGCGCTTGGCGGTATCGGAGCGACTGTACTGGCCGGCTGTCGCGGTGAGTCCGGGACACAGACGGAGCCCCCGGACCCGACGACTACAACGGCGGCAGGCCCGACCCGGGCGCTGGAGCGCTACGACGTATCCCTCAGCCACGAGCGTACCCAGTCTCCCGACACCGACTGGACGGCTCCGACCACGTCGCCGGCTGACACGCCGCTCGCCACCGAACCACTCATAGAAGACCTCGAAATCCCGTGGGACCTCTCGTTTGCCGCGGACGGAACGCTGTTTCTCACCGAACGGGTCGGACGCGTCCTCTCGTTCGTGGACGGCAGCGTTCGAACAGTCACTGAACCGGCCGAGGTCATCGACGCGGAATCAAGCGACGACAGCTGGTGGGTCACCGGCGGTGAGGGCGGCACGCTCGGCGTCGCCGCACACCCAACCTATCCCGATCCGCCGGTGGTGTACGTCTACTACACGACAATGACCGCCGACGACGTACGGGTCAATCGGGTCGTCGCGATGGACGTGTCGGCCGAGGACCCGGCTGCCACGGAGTCAGTCCTCATCGGCGACATTCCCGGGAGCAAGATACACAACGGCGGGCGGCTCACGTTCGGCCCCGAGAACTATCTCTGGATTACGACGGGGGACGCGGGCGACGGCGAACTGTCTGCCGACACCGACTCGCTCGGCGGGAAGGTCCTCCGCGTGACGCCTGCGGGCAACCCTGCGCCCGGGAACCCAAATCTGGGCGGAGACCCGCGGGTGTTCACCTACGGCCACCGGAACCCACAGGGACTGGCCTGGCTCCCCGACGGGACGCTCGTCGCCTCCGAGCACGGCCCGACCGGACGGGACGAACTCAACCGTCTCGAAGCTGGGGGCTACTACGGCTGGCCCGACACTCGCAAGCACGCGGAGTACCTCGATGCTGACCCCGAGGTCCGGCGGCCGCTCGCCAACACGGGCAACACTGGCGGGTGGGCACCCGCCGGCTCGCTGTTTTACACCGGCGATGCTGTGCCCTTGCTCCGGAACCGACTGCTCACCGGTGGCCTGAAGGGTCAGAAACTCCTCATGACGACGCTAACACCGGCCGGTGCGGACCTGCCACCGGGTGCCGACGCCGAGGTGTACGACGCGGACTGGACCGACGACGCCTACACCGCGACGACCCACTCTCTGCTGGCCGACGAACTCGGTCGGATTCGCCACGTTGAGCAGGGCCCAGACGGCGGGCTGTACCTCGTCACGTCGAACCGCGACGGGCGGGCTGGCGACGGATTCCCGCGAGAGCGTGACGACGTACTCGTGCGCGTCACGCCCGCCGAGTGA
- a CDS encoding 30S ribosomal protein S7: MSAEDTPEADADAAEESESETARAKLFGEWEITDIEYSDPSTERYITVTPIAHTMGRHADKQFKKSEISIVERLVNRLMQTDENTGKKQLATSIVTEAFEIVHERTDENPIQVLVSAVENSAPREETVRLKYGGISVPKAVDVAPQRRVDQALKFLAEGVYGGSFKTTTSAAESLAQQLIGAANDDVQTYAVNQKEEKERVAAAAR; this comes from the coding sequence ATGAGTGCAGAAGACACACCCGAAGCTGACGCTGACGCGGCTGAGGAAAGCGAGTCGGAGACGGCCCGCGCGAAGCTGTTCGGCGAGTGGGAAATCACGGACATCGAGTACTCCGACCCCTCGACCGAGCGCTACATCACTGTCACGCCGATCGCCCACACGATGGGGCGACACGCGGACAAGCAGTTCAAGAAAAGCGAGATCAGCATCGTCGAGCGGCTGGTCAACCGCCTGATGCAGACTGACGAGAACACGGGCAAGAAACAGCTTGCGACCTCCATCGTCACCGAGGCGTTCGAAATCGTTCACGAGCGCACCGACGAGAACCCGATTCAGGTGCTCGTCAGTGCTGTCGAGAACAGCGCCCCCCGAGAGGAGACCGTCCGCCTGAAATACGGTGGTATCTCGGTCCCGAAGGCCGTCGACGTCGCGCCACAGCGCCGCGTCGACCAGGCCCTGAAGTTCCTCGCTGAGGGCGTCTACGGTGGCTCGTTCAAGACCACCACGAGTGCCGCCGAATCGCTCGCACAGCAGCTCATCGGTGCTGCTAACGACGACGTCCAGACCTACGCCGTCAACCAGAAAGAAGAGAAAGAACGCGTCGCGGCTGCCGCTCGCTAA
- a CDS encoding 30S ribosomal protein S12 — protein MANGKYAARKLKKDRQQHRWSDTDYARRERGLGKKSDPLEGAPQGRGIVLEKVGIEAKQPNSAIRKCVRVQLIKNGKQVTAFCPGDGAISFIDEHDEVTIAGIGGAKGRAMGDLSGVNYKVEKVNGVSLIELVRGNAEKPVR, from the coding sequence ATGGCGAACGGCAAGTACGCCGCGCGCAAGCTCAAGAAGGACCGCCAGCAGCACCGGTGGTCCGACACTGACTACGCGCGTCGCGAACGCGGCCTGGGCAAGAAGTCCGACCCGCTCGAGGGTGCGCCCCAGGGACGAGGTATTGTACTGGAAAAAGTCGGAATCGAGGCTAAGCAGCCGAACTCCGCTATCCGGAAGTGTGTCCGCGTCCAGCTCATCAAGAACGGTAAGCAGGTCACCGCGTTCTGTCCCGGTGACGGCGCTATCTCTTTCATTGACGAGCACGACGAGGTCACGATCGCGGGTATCGGCGGGGCGAAGGGCCGCGCGATGGGCGACCTCTCCGGTGTTAACTACAAGGTCGAGAAGGTCAACGGTGTCTCCCTTATTGAACTCGTTCGCGGGAACGCGGAGAAACCGGTCCGATAA
- a CDS encoding methyl-accepting chemotaxis protein, whose protein sequence is MKLEQRLPDVVRQTYLRKLALIILCIALLVAGVSVTAERTVADELTEQRENELQTGTVQTAATTADWVRSQRNAARTLSTLSDVQEGSPTMIRGALQRQAFYQPDSVYAIHYVNEETLEIRESSLSDRRETSLRTDDFAWEGESLSVTGSNSVDMSKVYTYDGGKYIAFASPVARSDKLVVVVHNVTARTAQFRNSIDGGETRIVRQDGTVQFAEDASTIGTQYNVSTNLTALTAENSGVARSGSYLIAAESVDDTPWIVVKQAPKSTAFALRDSIQGSFVAIIGVSLAGFVLIGVLVGRGIMQSLRRLSTQAEALAVGNFDTDIQQSDRLDEVGDVQNAFYEMKTYLDTVAAQADALSRQAFDDPALDEDVPGQLGASLSSMHGNLESFISDLEQAQQEAEESKAEAEEIAGTLEQQAEEFSAVMRKAADGDLTQRLDTDTDNDAMADIAAAFNDMLAQLGQTVMRIREFADDVDGSADQITASATEVRGASEEVSESVQEIADGAETQYENIEETVDEMSGLSATVEEVAAQANEVATTSDEAAEIGETGSERASEAIEVMNDIETRADETIDRVESLDEEMEQIGDIVDLIDDIAEQTNMLALNASIEAARAGEAGEGFAVVADEIKGLAQETTEATEEVSTVIEDVQDTTGNAVTDIRQMGDSVTDGIDTVDDAIESLEAIVDRVEEVNDGIQSISDATDEQAATTEEVVAMTDEVGTISEETASSAENVAAAAEEQTATINEVTSGIESLSDQAGDLSELLQTFDVDSGPSHSDTDVYEHDASDVSVGDD, encoded by the coding sequence ATGAAACTTGAACAACGTCTCCCAGATGTCGTCCGGCAAACGTATCTCCGGAAGCTGGCGCTTATCATTCTCTGTATTGCCCTGCTCGTTGCAGGTGTTAGCGTCACCGCGGAGCGGACGGTTGCAGACGAACTGACAGAACAGCGCGAGAACGAACTGCAGACCGGCACCGTCCAGACAGCGGCCACGACAGCGGACTGGGTTCGGAGCCAGCGCAACGCCGCGCGAACCCTCTCGACGCTGTCCGACGTTCAGGAGGGGAGTCCGACGATGATCCGTGGCGCGTTACAGCGGCAAGCGTTCTACCAGCCGGACTCGGTGTACGCCATCCATTACGTCAATGAAGAGACTCTAGAAATCAGGGAGTCGTCGCTGAGCGACCGACGCGAGACATCGCTCCGGACGGATGACTTCGCATGGGAGGGCGAGAGCCTCTCGGTCACCGGGTCGAACTCGGTCGATATGTCGAAAGTGTACACCTACGATGGGGGGAAGTACATCGCCTTCGCGAGCCCGGTCGCTCGAAGCGACAAACTCGTGGTCGTGGTGCATAACGTGACCGCACGGACGGCCCAGTTCCGCAACTCCATCGACGGCGGTGAAACGCGGATCGTCCGACAAGATGGGACGGTCCAGTTCGCCGAGGACGCCTCGACCATCGGCACGCAGTACAACGTCTCCACCAACCTGACCGCACTCACAGCGGAAAACAGCGGCGTGGCCCGGAGTGGGTCATACCTGATCGCCGCGGAGTCTGTCGATGACACGCCGTGGATCGTCGTCAAGCAGGCCCCGAAATCGACCGCCTTCGCGCTCCGTGACAGTATTCAGGGGAGCTTCGTCGCCATCATCGGCGTCTCGCTGGCCGGGTTCGTGCTTATCGGTGTTCTCGTTGGTCGCGGCATTATGCAGTCACTCAGACGGCTCTCAACGCAGGCAGAAGCGCTCGCGGTGGGGAACTTCGACACCGATATCCAACAATCAGATCGCCTCGACGAGGTCGGCGACGTCCAGAACGCCTTCTACGAGATGAAGACGTATCTCGACACCGTCGCCGCACAGGCAGACGCGCTCTCCAGACAGGCGTTCGACGACCCGGCGCTCGATGAGGACGTCCCCGGCCAGCTTGGAGCGTCGCTATCGAGTATGCACGGTAATCTCGAATCGTTCATCAGCGACCTCGAACAGGCCCAGCAGGAGGCCGAGGAGTCCAAAGCGGAAGCAGAAGAGATAGCGGGAACACTCGAACAGCAGGCCGAGGAATTCTCGGCCGTAATGCGGAAAGCAGCCGACGGCGACCTCACCCAGCGCCTCGATACTGACACTGACAACGATGCGATGGCCGATATCGCCGCCGCGTTCAACGATATGCTCGCCCAGCTCGGCCAGACAGTCATGCGTATCCGGGAGTTCGCCGACGACGTCGACGGCTCCGCCGACCAGATCACCGCGAGCGCTACTGAGGTCCGTGGCGCCAGCGAGGAAGTCAGCGAATCCGTGCAGGAGATCGCCGACGGGGCGGAAACGCAGTACGAGAACATCGAAGAAACGGTCGACGAGATGTCGGGCCTCTCCGCGACGGTCGAAGAGGTCGCAGCACAGGCCAACGAAGTCGCGACCACATCGGACGAAGCTGCCGAGATCGGCGAAACCGGCAGCGAGCGCGCATCGGAGGCCATCGAAGTGATGAACGACATCGAGACGCGAGCAGACGAAACAATCGACCGCGTCGAGTCCCTCGACGAGGAGATGGAGCAGATCGGCGACATCGTCGACCTCATCGACGACATCGCTGAACAGACCAATATGCTTGCTCTGAACGCCTCCATCGAGGCCGCGCGGGCCGGTGAAGCGGGTGAAGGGTTCGCCGTCGTCGCCGACGAGATCAAAGGCCTCGCACAGGAGACGACCGAAGCCACCGAAGAAGTCTCGACGGTTATCGAGGATGTGCAGGACACCACCGGCAACGCCGTGACCGACATCAGACAGATGGGCGACTCCGTCACGGACGGCATCGATACCGTCGACGACGCCATCGAGTCGCTTGAGGCCATTGTCGACCGCGTCGAGGAGGTCAACGACGGCATTCAGTCCATCAGCGACGCCACCGACGAACAGGCCGCGACGACGGAAGAGGTCGTGGCGATGACCGACGAGGTCGGGACGATCAGCGAGGAAACCGCTTCTAGCGCCGAGAACGTTGCCGCCGCGGCGGAGGAACAAACCGCGACTATCAACGAGGTCACCAGCGGTATCGAATCCCTGTCCGATCAGGCCGGCGACCTCAGCGAACTCCTGCAGACGTTCGATGTCGATAGCGGACCCTCGCACAGCGATACCGACGTGTACGAGCACGACGCGTCGGACGTCTCAGTGGGCGACGACTGA
- a CDS encoding NusA-like transcription termination signal-binding factor, translated as MRVELSDEARRLVALFEDEAAVTVRDCVVDEDHDQVVYLIKRGEMADAIGPGGQTVERVEERLGREVKLVEAAETAEDFVANALAPAAVYNVTVSENDDTVAYVEVAQEDRGAAIGREGRNIDAARQLAKRHFEIDGIELT; from the coding sequence ATGCGGGTCGAACTCTCGGACGAAGCACGTCGACTGGTCGCCCTCTTCGAGGACGAGGCAGCCGTCACCGTCCGGGATTGCGTCGTCGACGAAGACCACGACCAGGTGGTGTATCTGATCAAACGCGGGGAGATGGCTGACGCCATCGGCCCGGGCGGCCAGACGGTTGAGCGTGTTGAAGAGCGTCTGGGACGCGAGGTCAAACTCGTCGAAGCCGCCGAGACGGCCGAGGACTTCGTGGCTAACGCGCTCGCGCCGGCCGCGGTGTACAACGTCACCGTCTCGGAGAACGACGACACCGTCGCCTACGTCGAAGTGGCACAGGAAGACCGCGGGGCCGCTATCGGCCGTGAAGGCCGAAACATCGATGCCGCCCGGCAACTGGCCAAGCGGCATTTCGAAATCGACGGCATCGAACTGACCTGA
- the rpoA2 gene encoding DNA-directed RNA polymerase subunit A'', with the protein MTAHDVSADIEAVVEDTELPRRLKDEVYSTIDERGVGVDDADRIAKAVETRYLDTRVDPLDPVGTVSAQSIGEPGTQMTMNTFHYAGVAEIDVTQGLPRLIELVDARKTPDTPMMTVHLDEEYATDRERAHEVVWKIEATRILALGDISTNVADMLVEIDLNEDTLLERWPTVNDTDAIAEEIAETIESNLGVSTRQAGTVIEFGPEEPSYRDLLQLVEELREIVFKGIEEITRVVIRKEETDNGEEFVLYTEGSDFGEVLDIEGVDASRTTCNNIHEIYRELGVEAARETLINETMNTLEEQGLDDVNVRHLMLVADIMTNEGTIESIGRHGISGSKDSVLARAAFEVTVNHLLDAAIHGEVDELDGVTENVIVGKPIKLGTGDVNLRMGTTQD; encoded by the coding sequence ATGACAGCACACGACGTATCAGCAGACATCGAGGCCGTCGTCGAGGACACTGAGTTGCCCCGACGGCTGAAAGACGAAGTGTACAGCACTATCGACGAACGCGGCGTCGGCGTCGACGACGCTGACCGCATCGCCAAGGCTGTCGAGACCCGTTACCTCGACACGCGCGTCGACCCACTTGACCCGGTCGGGACCGTCTCGGCCCAGTCCATCGGTGAACCGGGAACGCAGATGACGATGAACACGTTCCACTACGCGGGGGTCGCCGAGATCGACGTGACGCAGGGCCTGCCACGGCTCATCGAGCTGGTGGACGCCCGGAAGACGCCGGACACGCCGATGATGACGGTCCACCTCGACGAGGAGTACGCCACGGACCGCGAGCGTGCCCACGAGGTCGTCTGGAAGATCGAAGCGACGCGCATCCTCGCGCTCGGTGACATCTCGACGAACGTCGCAGACATGCTCGTCGAGATCGACCTCAACGAGGACACGCTGCTGGAGCGGTGGCCGACGGTCAACGACACGGACGCCATCGCCGAGGAGATCGCTGAGACCATCGAGTCGAACCTCGGTGTCTCGACCCGGCAGGCCGGCACGGTCATCGAGTTCGGCCCGGAGGAACCAAGCTACCGCGACCTGCTGCAACTGGTCGAGGAGCTGCGGGAGATCGTCTTCAAGGGGATTGAGGAAATCACCCGTGTCGTTATCCGCAAGGAGGAGACCGACAACGGCGAGGAGTTTGTCCTCTACACCGAGGGCTCGGACTTCGGCGAAGTGCTGGACATCGAAGGCGTCGACGCCTCCCGGACAACGTGTAACAACATCCACGAGATCTACCGGGAACTCGGCGTCGAAGCGGCCCGCGAGACGCTTATCAACGAGACGATGAACACGCTCGAAGAGCAGGGGCTCGACGACGTGAACGTCCGGCACCTGATGCTCGTGGCCGACATCATGACCAACGAGGGGACCATCGAGTCCATCGGCCGCCACGGCATCTCGGGGTCGAAAGACTCCGTGCTCGCCCGTGCAGCGTTCGAGGTGACGGTCAATCACCTGCTCGACGCCGCCATCCACGGCGAGGTCGACGAACTCGACGGCGTCACGGAGAATGTCATCGTCGGGAAGCCGATCAAACTTGGCACCGGTGACGTCAACCTCCGGATGGGTACGACCCAGGACTGA
- a CDS encoding DNA-directed RNA polymerase subunit A' has product MSSQQTPQEIGQLSFGLMDPEEYREMSATKVITADTYDDDGFPIDMGLMDPRLGVIDPGLECKTCGKHSGSCNGHFGHIELAAPVIHVGFAKLIRRLLRGTCRECSRLCLDEHERDEFADRLTRTQDLGRDLNDVTKAAIRQARKKDRCPFCGEKQYDIKHEKPTTYYEVQDVLASDYPERIAAAMEESEEPISPIDLSEETGIDSSRVQEILSGEFRPRQEDRKALEKALSVDLTEEDMNKLMPSDIRDWFEDIPDGDIEVLGMKPARSRPEWMILTVLPVPPVTARPSITLDNGQRSEDDLTHKLVDIIRINQRFMENREAGAPQLIIEDLWELLQYHVTTFMDNEISGTPPARHRSGRPLKTLSQRLKGKEGRFRGSLSGKRVNFSARTVISPDPTLSLNEVGVPDRVAKEMTQTMNVTERNLEEARRYVSNGPEAHPGANYVKRPDGRRLKVTEKNCEELAEKVEAEWEVSRHLVDGDIIIFNRQPSLHRMSIMAHEVVVMPYKTFRLNTTVCPPYNADFDGDEMNMHALQNEEARAEARVLMRVQEQMLSPRFGENIIGAIQDHISGTYLLTHTNPKFNETQALDLLRATRIDELPEADGVDEGGEEYWTGRSLFSELLPDDLNLEFTSSAGDTVVVEDGQMTGGTIDEDAVGAFGGEIVDTIAKDYSRTRARILVNEVSALAMRSIMHFGFSISIDDESIPREAEEQINDAIDSAYDRVEELIETYDRGELESLPGRTVDETLEMKIMQTLGKARDSAGDIAEDHFGEDNPAVIMAESGARGSMLNLTQMAGCVGQQAVRGERINRGYENRTLSHFEENDLSADAHGFVEASYRSGLGPKEFFFHAMGGREGLVDTAVRTSKSGYLQRRLINALSELETQYDGTVRDTSDTIVQFEFGEDGTSPVDVSSNQDGDIVDVDQIADSVLDEEFESEKQKESFLGTRTERTNLSEHADDWWMAEGDD; this is encoded by the coding sequence ATGAGCTCACAACAGACACCCCAGGAAATCGGTCAGCTCAGTTTCGGGCTGATGGACCCAGAGGAGTACCGGGAAATGTCGGCCACGAAAGTGATCACGGCCGACACGTACGACGACGACGGCTTCCCAATCGACATGGGGCTGATGGACCCGCGACTCGGGGTCATCGACCCCGGGCTGGAGTGCAAGACCTGCGGGAAACACAGCGGGTCGTGTAACGGCCACTTCGGCCACATCGAACTCGCCGCCCCCGTCATCCACGTCGGCTTCGCGAAGCTCATCCGCCGACTCCTGCGCGGGACCTGCCGGGAGTGCTCCCGGCTCTGTCTCGACGAGCACGAGCGCGATGAGTTCGCTGACCGACTGACACGGACCCAGGACCTCGGTCGCGACCTCAACGACGTGACAAAGGCCGCAATCCGGCAGGCCCGAAAGAAGGACCGCTGTCCGTTCTGTGGCGAGAAGCAGTACGACATCAAACACGAGAAGCCGACTACCTACTACGAGGTTCAGGACGTGCTGGCCTCAGACTACCCCGAGCGGATCGCCGCCGCGATGGAGGAGTCCGAAGAGCCGATCTCACCGATCGACCTCTCCGAGGAAACCGGCATCGACAGCAGCCGCGTTCAGGAGATCCTCAGCGGCGAGTTCCGACCCCGGCAGGAAGACCGAAAGGCCCTAGAGAAGGCGCTGTCGGTCGACCTGACCGAGGAGGACATGAACAAGCTGATGCCCAGCGACATCCGGGACTGGTTCGAAGACATCCCGGACGGTGACATCGAAGTACTAGGCATGAAGCCGGCTCGCTCCCGGCCGGAGTGGATGATTCTGACGGTGCTGCCGGTGCCGCCGGTGACCGCTCGCCCCTCGATTACGCTGGACAACGGCCAGCGCTCCGAGGACGACCTCACCCACAAGCTCGTGGATATCATCCGCATCAACCAGCGGTTCATGGAGAACCGCGAGGCGGGTGCACCACAGCTGATTATCGAGGACCTCTGGGAACTGCTGCAGTACCACGTCACTACGTTCATGGACAACGAGATCTCGGGCACGCCGCCGGCGCGACACCGCTCCGGCCGGCCGCTGAAGACGCTCTCCCAGCGCCTGAAAGGCAAGGAGGGCCGATTCCGTGGCTCGCTGTCCGGGAAACGCGTGAACTTCTCCGCTCGTACCGTCATCTCGCCGGACCCGACGCTCTCGCTGAACGAGGTCGGTGTGCCGGACCGGGTCGCCAAGGAGATGACCCAGACGATGAACGTCACCGAGCGCAACCTGGAGGAAGCGCGACGGTACGTCTCCAACGGGCCTGAAGCACACCCCGGCGCGAACTACGTTAAGCGGCCGGATGGCCGCCGGCTGAAGGTGACCGAGAAGAACTGCGAGGAACTCGCAGAGAAGGTCGAAGCGGAGTGGGAAGTGTCCCGCCATCTGGTTGACGGCGACATCATCATCTTCAACCGCCAGCCGTCGCTGCACCGGATGTCCATCATGGCCCACGAGGTCGTCGTGATGCCGTACAAGACGTTCCGGCTGAACACGACGGTCTGTCCGCCGTACAACGCTGACTTCGACGGGGACGAGATGAATATGCACGCGCTGCAAAACGAGGAGGCCCGGGCTGAGGCCCGCGTCCTCATGCGTGTGCAGGAACAGATGCTCTCCCCGCGCTTTGGCGAGAACATCATCGGCGCGATTCAGGACCACATCAGCGGGACCTACCTGCTGACTCACACCAATCCGAAGTTCAACGAGACGCAGGCGCTTGACCTGCTCCGGGCGACCCGCATCGACGAACTGCCCGAGGCCGACGGCGTCGACGAGGGCGGCGAGGAGTACTGGACCGGCCGCTCGCTGTTCTCGGAGCTGCTGCCCGACGACCTGAATCTAGAGTTCACGTCCTCCGCTGGCGACACTGTCGTCGTCGAGGACGGCCAGATGACCGGCGGTACTATCGACGAGGACGCCGTCGGTGCCTTCGGTGGCGAAATTGTCGACACCATCGCCAAGGACTACTCGCGGACCCGTGCCCGGATTCTCGTCAACGAGGTCTCGGCGCTGGCGATGCGGTCGATCATGCACTTCGGGTTCTCCATCAGCATCGACGACGAGTCGATTCCGCGGGAAGCAGAAGAGCAGATCAACGACGCCATCGACAGCGCGTACGACCGCGTCGAGGAGCTCATCGAGACCTACGACCGCGGCGAGCTCGAATCGCTGCCCGGCCGGACCGTCGACGAGACGCTCGAAATGAAGATCATGCAGACGCTGGGCAAGGCACGTGACTCCGCCGGTGACATCGCCGAGGACCACTTCGGCGAGGACAACCCGGCCGTGATCATGGCCGAATCCGGTGCGCGTGGGTCGATGCTGAACCTGACCCAGATGGCCGGCTGTGTCGGCCAGCAGGCAGTCCGTGGCGAGCGGATCAACCGCGGCTACGAGAACCGCACCCTCTCACATTTCGAGGAGAACGACCTGTCGGCGGACGCCCACGGCTTCGTGGAGGCCTCCTACCGCTCCGGGCTCGGCCCGAAGGAGTTCTTCTTCCACGCGATGGGTGGCCGCGAGGGGCTTGTCGATACGGCTGTCCGGACGTCGAAATCCGGGTACCTGCAGCGCCGCCTCATCAACGCCCTCTCGGAACTCGAAACGCAGTACGATGGGACTGTCCGGGACACCTCGGACACCATCGTCCAGTTCGAGTTCGGCGAGGACGGCACGTCGCCGGTCGACGTGTCCTCGAACCAGGACGGCGATATCGTGGATGTCGATCAGATCGCCGACAGCGTCCTCGACGAGGAGTTCGAGAGCGAGAAACAGAAAGAGAGCTTCCTCGGGACCCGCACCGAGCGGACCAACCTCTCGGAGCACGCCGACGACTGGTGGATGGCCGAGGGTGACGACTAA